The following proteins are co-located in the Dietzia timorensis genome:
- a CDS encoding pentapeptide repeat-containing protein — MNEGSEETSSFAWKPLFWASCVVAIVVIALVSASWIIQGFSLTVRTLSAPLLAGVGVLASASLVFFRGERDHKQRENLESARREADSLREYNRLREESKREVDRLEAESTRMRVQERGKRREGLGTRLATAIDHISHGEVTTVCAGLVELAGLVDDWWGLGQEQLDDAQNIDGPDLVTAEVRRRRQELIDIIFKQDLSPTGEGAEKVGETRSRILGAHLDTSAIATKRTSHSFAEESWSRLDLSDANLSEASLMRVDLSGAALTSADLSGANLIGANLSGANLIGADLSGANLLNADLSGARLLIADLSGARLMSADLSGARLKRADLVGARLVRANLIGADLSDARLKRADLSGARLSDAGSFVAELTSAQYDENTKFPDGFDPDNAGMITR, encoded by the coding sequence GTGAATGAAGGCAGCGAAGAAACGAGCTCGTTCGCTTGGAAGCCGCTCTTTTGGGCAAGTTGTGTTGTCGCGATCGTCGTAATCGCGCTGGTTTCGGCGAGCTGGATAATTCAGGGGTTCTCGTTGACCGTAAGAACGCTTAGCGCTCCACTTCTGGCAGGTGTCGGGGTACTCGCTTCGGCGAGTTTGGTGTTCTTCCGCGGCGAGCGCGATCACAAACAACGAGAAAATTTAGAGAGCGCGCGGCGCGAAGCGGACTCGCTCCGTGAATACAATCGGCTAAGAGAAGAGTCGAAGCGCGAGGTCGACCGACTCGAGGCCGAGTCCACGCGGATGCGTGTTCAAGAGCGCGGCAAACGACGAGAAGGTCTGGGCACTCGACTCGCGACTGCGATTGATCACATATCTCATGGTGAAGTGACTACCGTGTGCGCGGGGCTGGTCGAGCTTGCCGGTCTCGTTGATGACTGGTGGGGATTAGGTCAGGAACAGCTCGATGACGCACAGAATATTGATGGACCAGATCTAGTTACAGCCGAGGTGCGCCGTCGTCGCCAGGAACTAATCGATATCATCTTCAAGCAGGACCTTTCTCCCACCGGCGAAGGCGCGGAAAAGGTAGGCGAGACTAGAAGCCGAATTCTCGGCGCCCATCTTGATACCTCAGCTATTGCTACGAAGCGAACCTCCCATTCGTTCGCAGAGGAATCATGGTCACGCCTCGACTTATCCGACGCGAATTTGTCTGAAGCGAGCCTGATGAGAGTGGACTTGTCTGGAGCCGCTTTGACAAGCGCGGACCTGTCTGGCGCGAACCTGATTGGCGCGAACCTGTCTGGCGCGAACCTGATTGGCGCGGACCTGTCAGGAGCGAATCTGTTGAATGCGGACTTGTCCGGCGCACGCCTGTTGATCGCGGACTTGTCCGGCGCACGCCTGATGAGCGCGGACTTATCCGGCGCACGCCTAAAGCGCGCGGACCTGGTTGGCGCTCGCCTAGTGCGCGCAAACCTGATTGGCGCGGACCTGTCCGACGCCCGCCTAAAGCGCGCGGACCTGTCCGGTGCTCGCTTGAGCGATGCAGGCTCGTTTGTAGCAGAACTCACTTCTGCTCAATATGACGAGAATACCAAGTTCCCGGACGGCTTTGACCCCGACAATGCAGGAATGATCACGCGTTGA
- a CDS encoding site-specific DNA-methyltransferase, translating to MSRLTDLLRTAKQLDPQLGEDLEAEVRPLQERLPFGLNFERHAPEAVELAGHKIRKGSKVRVLPPRGSTERGDQRIWVVKSIRGDSAEIVVPNGEAVETASAQIDDLILVAEFRDRIYPGLRPDGSVERGDDKPFHTVINGENFHALEQLTFTHEQSVDAIYIDPPYNSGARDWKYNNDYVEGDDLYRHSKWLAFMERRLKLAKRLLKPDNSVLVVTIDEKEHLRLGLLLEQTFPEASIQMVSSQINPAAVARSGQFGRSDEYLFFVMIGEAGPQRLPLGGDWVTTKGRTHKGAIRWDLLRRSAENAARTDRPGMFYPIYIERGTTRIANIGDPIPLNADRTAVATPEHQEAIWPIRKDGSEGRWRLGPSAAREAWNAGYLRVGSNKGENSPVYYLARGEQKKINDGIYEVVGHADDGSVVTSTLDASERNVVPATQWRISSHDSTQYGSRLIALLLPGRKFPFPKSLYAVEDTLRFFVADKPEAVVLDFFAGSGTTAHAVMRLNHQDGGRRQCISVTNNEVSAEEQVKLRKDGLRPGDSNWESLGICNYVTKPRLRAAITGDTPDGEPIKGDYKSIDEFPMSEGFEENAAFFTLTYESPWRVGTDRAFAAIAPMLWLRAGAVGRRIDAISNGWEVADSYGIINDLDQSSEFIAALQAAENVRIAYIVTDDEGRYQQLANELPGVETVRLYEDYLRNCEITGDF from the coding sequence ATGTCGAGGTTAACGGATCTTCTGCGCACCGCTAAGCAGCTTGACCCACAGCTCGGTGAGGACTTGGAGGCCGAGGTTCGCCCCTTGCAGGAGCGCCTTCCGTTCGGGCTCAACTTCGAGCGGCATGCGCCGGAGGCAGTGGAGCTGGCCGGCCACAAGATCCGCAAGGGCAGTAAGGTGCGAGTCCTACCTCCAAGAGGGTCTACGGAACGGGGCGACCAGCGCATCTGGGTGGTTAAGTCAATCCGCGGCGATTCCGCAGAGATTGTGGTCCCGAACGGTGAAGCGGTCGAGACTGCCTCCGCTCAGATTGACGATCTCATCCTGGTGGCAGAGTTTAGAGATCGCATTTACCCAGGGCTGCGTCCAGATGGCTCAGTTGAGCGCGGCGACGACAAACCCTTCCATACCGTTATTAACGGTGAGAACTTTCATGCTTTGGAGCAACTGACGTTCACGCACGAGCAGTCAGTGGATGCAATTTACATCGATCCTCCCTACAACTCGGGGGCGCGAGACTGGAAGTACAACAATGACTACGTCGAGGGCGACGACCTTTATCGCCACTCAAAGTGGCTGGCATTTATGGAGCGGCGACTGAAGCTGGCTAAGCGCCTTCTGAAGCCCGACAATTCGGTTTTGGTTGTAACAATCGATGAAAAGGAACACTTGCGCCTCGGGCTCCTGCTGGAGCAGACCTTTCCTGAAGCCTCTATTCAGATGGTCAGTTCACAAATCAACCCGGCAGCCGTTGCCCGAAGCGGGCAGTTCGGACGTAGCGACGAGTACCTTTTCTTTGTGATGATTGGCGAAGCTGGTCCGCAGCGGTTGCCGCTTGGAGGCGATTGGGTCACGACGAAGGGGCGCACGCATAAGGGAGCTATTCGCTGGGACCTGCTCCGGCGTTCGGCGGAGAACGCGGCTCGTACAGATCGGCCCGGCATGTTCTACCCCATTTACATTGAGCGAGGAACTACGCGAATTGCAAATATCGGGGACCCTATCCCTCTCAACGCTGACCGGACTGCGGTGGCGACTCCTGAACATCAAGAAGCTATCTGGCCCATACGCAAAGATGGGAGCGAAGGACGGTGGCGTCTTGGACCTTCCGCAGCGCGAGAAGCATGGAATGCAGGGTACCTTCGAGTTGGCTCCAATAAAGGAGAAAATAGTCCTGTTTACTACCTCGCTCGTGGTGAGCAGAAGAAAATCAATGACGGCATCTACGAAGTAGTCGGTCATGCAGACGACGGGTCAGTTGTCACCTCAACGCTAGACGCATCAGAACGTAATGTTGTTCCAGCTACGCAGTGGCGGATTTCAAGTCACGACTCCACCCAATACGGCTCTAGGCTTATCGCGTTGTTGCTACCGGGGCGGAAGTTCCCGTTTCCCAAGTCACTGTATGCCGTCGAAGATACCCTGCGTTTCTTCGTTGCTGACAAGCCAGAAGCCGTCGTATTAGATTTCTTCGCTGGTTCGGGAACCACAGCACACGCTGTCATGCGTCTGAATCACCAGGACGGTGGACGCCGACAGTGCATCTCTGTGACAAATAACGAAGTCTCTGCGGAGGAGCAAGTGAAGCTTCGTAAGGACGGATTGCGGCCCGGAGACTCGAACTGGGAGAGCCTAGGCATTTGTAATTACGTGACGAAGCCTCGTCTTCGAGCTGCGATTACTGGCGACACCCCGGACGGCGAACCGATTAAGGGTGACTATAAATCCATTGACGAGTTCCCAATGTCAGAAGGTTTCGAGGAGAACGCGGCGTTCTTCACGCTGACCTACGAGTCGCCGTGGAGGGTGGGTACAGACCGGGCTTTTGCTGCCATCGCCCCGATGCTTTGGCTCAGAGCTGGAGCAGTTGGGCGTCGCATCGACGCGATCTCCAACGGGTGGGAAGTTGCTGACAGCTACGGCATCATCAATGACCTTGACCAGTCCTCTGAGTTCATCGCGGCTCTTCAAGCAGCAGAAAATGTTCGGATCGCCTACATCGTGACCGACGATGAGGGCCGCTACCAACAGTTGGCGAACGAGCTCCCGGGTGTTGAGACGGTGCGCCTTTACGAGGACTACCTCCGCAATTGCGAAATTACTGGTGATTTCTGA
- a CDS encoding helix-turn-helix transcriptional regulator has protein sequence MQRTLSEKIAEGAWLTSDEVGEYLGLSQGALRAWRANGQGPRFSRLTSKVIRYAAADVVEWARDPLNGPSASEPTDCAKRA, from the coding sequence ATGCAACGCACGCTGTCAGAAAAAATTGCCGAGGGCGCATGGCTCACGAGCGACGAAGTAGGCGAATACCTCGGATTGAGCCAGGGAGCACTTCGCGCATGGCGAGCGAATGGACAAGGTCCACGCTTCTCCCGGCTTACGTCGAAAGTCATTCGCTACGCCGCCGCCGATGTTGTCGAGTGGGCGCGCGATCCGCTCAACGGTCCATCTGCGAGTGAACCAACCGACTGCGCCAAGCGCGCATGA
- a CDS encoding helix-turn-helix domain-containing protein → MSSRRIAADVRARWFTVSQAAEYSGTSPITVRRLIERGELEATKFTPRALRVSRASLDALAERNSTATHRGGAR, encoded by the coding sequence ATGTCCAGTAGACGAATCGCAGCCGACGTGAGGGCGCGCTGGTTCACCGTGTCCCAGGCCGCCGAGTACAGCGGCACCTCTCCCATCACCGTCCGCCGTCTCATTGAGCGCGGCGAATTGGAAGCAACTAAGTTCACGCCCCGCGCATTGCGCGTTTCAAGGGCATCGCTCGACGCGCTGGCTGAGCGCAACTCGACCGCTACCCACCGGGGCGGTGCCCGATGA
- a CDS encoding DUF3631 domain-containing protein has product MIAESTRPSTGTPTITGAEILDDIAAWFNHYLALPNDHAAPTVALWAAHTWRVTDFYVSPRLILSSAEPGSGKTRVLELLNLVCHFPRLTISATAPALYRRIAASDDAGKLPPTILFDEVDAIFSKGGSPNHEDLRALLNSGYKRGSTVDRCKGDAKEMAVVEFPVYAPVALAGLAGNMPATITTRAVTIEMRRRGLGEKVAPFRERDAEAEAAPLRDDLAAWMGTIDGLDTARPAMPKGVEDRPAEVWEALLAIADAAGGHWPDTARAACQHFVLDTADPRDTSLGIRLLADIHDILDGRDRIATDVLLNALRNLDEAPWGDLYGKPLTPRRLASELKRYGVRSGSVRLPDGTNRKGYTLDPTAESVGLQDAFNRFLTGVIPHDPK; this is encoded by the coding sequence GTGATTGCCGAATCAACTCGCCCGTCAACGGGGACGCCTACCATCACGGGTGCCGAAATTCTGGACGACATCGCCGCATGGTTCAACCACTACCTCGCCCTACCAAACGACCACGCCGCGCCGACCGTGGCGCTCTGGGCGGCGCACACATGGCGGGTCACAGACTTCTACGTCTCCCCGCGCCTAATCCTCTCTAGCGCCGAACCGGGAAGCGGTAAGACCCGCGTCCTCGAACTGCTCAACCTCGTTTGCCACTTCCCGCGCCTGACGATCTCCGCGACCGCCCCAGCCCTGTATCGCCGTATCGCCGCCTCAGACGACGCGGGGAAGCTCCCGCCCACGATCTTGTTCGACGAGGTGGACGCGATCTTTTCCAAGGGAGGTAGCCCGAACCATGAGGACCTGCGCGCCTTGCTCAACTCGGGATACAAGCGAGGGTCCACGGTCGATCGCTGCAAGGGTGACGCCAAGGAAATGGCCGTCGTCGAGTTCCCCGTATACGCGCCCGTCGCGCTGGCCGGTCTGGCCGGGAACATGCCCGCCACGATCACCACACGCGCCGTCACGATCGAAATGAGACGCCGAGGTCTTGGCGAGAAAGTAGCCCCTTTCCGGGAACGGGACGCCGAAGCCGAAGCCGCGCCCCTCCGCGATGATCTCGCCGCGTGGATGGGCACTATCGACGGACTCGACACGGCCCGACCGGCAATGCCTAAGGGAGTGGAGGACCGGCCCGCCGAGGTGTGGGAGGCCCTTCTCGCGATCGCTGACGCGGCAGGTGGACATTGGCCCGACACCGCCCGCGCCGCGTGCCAGCATTTCGTTCTCGACACTGCCGACCCCCGCGACACCTCACTAGGGATACGGCTACTCGCGGATATTCACGACATCCTCGACGGACGCGATCGCATTGCCACGGATGTTCTGTTAAACGCCCTCCGAAACCTTGACGAAGCCCCCTGGGGCGATCTCTACGGCAAGCCGCTAACGCCTCGCCGCCTCGCCTCAGAACTCAAACGGTATGGCGTCAGGTCGGGTTCGGTTCGGCTCCCGGACGGCACTAACCGGAAGGGCTACACACTCGACCCGACTGCCGAATCCGTGGGGCTTCAAGACGCTTTCAACCGCTTCCTGACGGGGGTAATTCCACATGACCCCAAGTAA
- a CDS encoding tyrosine-type recombinase/integrase yields the protein MPRPPLPLGTHGAISHYGEPPKVRAKTRVRDLDGTTRVVTRWGRNKTAATNSLLEAVRDRHGNVGAGITRETKLAEVAAEWLTEVEASDRADGTKGLFRRTVNNYLTPGIGQLRVYETTVPVLERVIETIREHHGTGAARTYRQVLSGVLGLAVRHGAIPANPVREVSRSTMTKRAAARALTREETTDLLAALDNDEQAREHDLPDLARFMLATGVRLGEALALRWDYVDLDGGVVTIAATVTDAKGRGTFIQESTKTRAGHRVLAVPADVIAILTERRGRIYPDNDLHLVFPTVLGTLRNRGRTTTQLRRALDNAGFPWATSHTFRKTAATRLDEAGLSARKIADQLGHERPSMTSDVYMGRRVVTSEAAEVLSL from the coding sequence ATGCCTAGGCCACCGCTTCCACTCGGTACACACGGTGCGATCTCTCACTACGGCGAGCCGCCGAAGGTACGGGCAAAGACCAGGGTTCGCGACCTGGACGGCACAACACGAGTGGTCACCAGATGGGGCCGGAACAAGACCGCCGCGACAAATTCACTACTCGAAGCCGTGCGAGATCGACACGGCAACGTAGGCGCGGGCATCACCCGCGAAACGAAACTAGCCGAAGTCGCCGCCGAATGGCTTACCGAAGTCGAAGCAAGCGACCGCGCAGACGGCACGAAAGGACTGTTTCGGCGCACGGTAAACAACTACCTCACGCCCGGTATCGGCCAATTGCGAGTGTACGAAACGACCGTGCCCGTGCTCGAAAGAGTGATAGAGACGATCCGAGAACACCACGGCACCGGGGCCGCGCGTACTTACCGGCAAGTGTTATCCGGCGTGCTCGGTCTCGCTGTTCGCCACGGCGCTATACCGGCGAATCCCGTTCGCGAGGTCTCCCGTTCGACAATGACCAAACGCGCAGCGGCGCGGGCACTCACTCGCGAGGAAACCACCGACCTACTAGCGGCCCTCGATAACGACGAACAAGCGCGCGAGCACGATTTGCCAGACCTAGCACGATTCATGCTCGCAACCGGCGTGAGACTCGGTGAAGCTCTCGCGCTCCGATGGGACTACGTAGACCTAGACGGCGGAGTCGTGACCATCGCCGCCACCGTTACCGATGCCAAAGGGCGCGGGACATTCATTCAGGAATCGACCAAGACCCGCGCCGGGCATCGAGTCTTAGCCGTACCCGCAGACGTGATCGCGATACTTACCGAACGGCGCGGACGAATCTACCCGGACAACGACTTGCACCTAGTGTTCCCCACCGTTCTCGGCACGCTCCGAAATCGCGGACGAACGACAACGCAACTACGCCGGGCACTCGATAACGCCGGGTTCCCCTGGGCAACCTCCCACACATTCCGAAAAACAGCCGCCACCCGCCTAGACGAGGCTGGACTATCGGCCCGAAAGATCGCAGACCAACTAGGACACGAGCGGCCAAGTATGACCTCAGATGTCTACATGGGGCGGCGCGTCGTAACCTCCGAAGCAGCGGAAGTGCTCTCGCTCTAG
- a CDS encoding helix-turn-helix domain-containing protein encodes MPTKPTIETQWLTEPEAAEFLRISVNALRFQRREGRGPNFYKFGKFVRYAEADLVEWARAQSANHAS; translated from the coding sequence ATGCCCACGAAACCAACTATCGAAACGCAATGGCTCACCGAGCCTGAGGCGGCGGAGTTCTTGCGCATCAGCGTGAACGCGCTTCGCTTCCAACGCCGCGAGGGGCGCGGCCCGAATTTTTACAAGTTCGGAAAGTTCGTGCGCTACGCCGAGGCCGATCTCGTGGAGTGGGCACGGGCACAGTCCGCGAATCACGCGAGCTAG
- a CDS encoding helix-turn-helix domain-containing protein yields the protein MATDRQRGNEVGRVARTLGENVAQRRADLGISARELAERLTDQGRRFTLSSVQKIERAERRVDVDDLRAIADALGVTPNDLLAPGMARGNTSSRTVLRLGTSVPGLSRAVSWAARHTNYTEDELLDHVSALFRLVPHVDKFEREYQEWLDKLANTSDPREAAQMCRDEQLTDLDLLNHADELLPGRPEFAALVRKELGLGSDA from the coding sequence ATGGCAACGGATAGACAGCGCGGTAATGAAGTGGGAAGGGTCGCTCGCACGCTCGGCGAAAACGTCGCCCAACGGCGCGCTGACCTGGGTATATCCGCGCGAGAGCTTGCAGAACGACTTACAGATCAAGGGCGACGGTTCACGCTTTCGAGCGTGCAAAAGATCGAACGCGCGGAAAGGCGAGTAGATGTCGATGATTTGCGCGCGATAGCGGACGCGCTAGGCGTGACCCCGAACGATCTACTTGCACCGGGAATGGCGCGGGGGAACACATCGAGCCGCACCGTCCTACGGTTGGGCACGTCGGTGCCAGGACTCTCGCGCGCAGTGTCATGGGCTGCGAGGCACACGAATTACACCGAGGACGAACTACTCGACCACGTATCCGCGCTTTTTCGGCTGGTTCCGCACGTTGACAAGTTCGAACGTGAATATCAGGAATGGTTAGACAAACTCGCTAATACCAGCGATCCTCGCGAAGCCGCGCAGATGTGCCGAGACGAACAATTGACCGATCTAGATCTACTCAACCATGCTGACGAGCTATTACCAGGTAGACCGGAATTCGCCGCGCTCGTACGGAAAGAGCTTGGGTTGGGCTCAGATGCCTAG
- a CDS encoding DEAD/DEAH box helicase: MRFTLKDYQADAVGDILRELASARDFYRSASRRVSSVALASTTGSGKTIMAAAVIEALFWGSDDFDVPSDPNSVVMWFSDDPSLNQQTRHRLQQASDRLRSRLITVEHPFRHAKLQPGNVYFINTSKLSRNSLLVRGYESAETLPGMAPHPDTVPFTFWDTLRNTIEDPNLTLYMVLDEAHRGMGRRSTSDTPTIVKRLINGHNGVPPIPIVWGISATVQRFEESMDEAQVQDSRVHLRTVAVDPVRIQESGLLKDDIVLDFPAETGDFNTVLLRRGVRKVKSMSAAWSEYAAAQSEEESVKPLLVLQVPNKPSTTELAAAIDSIYDEWPDLGYDAIAHVFGEHKTQSFGPFSVPYISPERVQDATYIRILLAKDAISTGWDCPRAEVMVSFRPAKDETHITQLLGRMIRTPLARRVEGDDLLNSVECILPKFNRKAANLVLEKIMGTEVLDDDFEIGRRVLIDPLLMTPNPEVPDEVWELFSELPTETLPRKHANPIKRLTSLAHALAADGLEPGAGALAHERLHGVLNGLAAEYSKDLAKAQEDVLTVTGGTVRSHRGLRTDSVWAEEADDRAIQDAYRHGARTITPDVARTYIDHVVEDNDDEDVLREAHVRVAALAMLPQTRPKLDEAADALAAKWLGEHRVTIKALPESRQSLFAEITAMSTDPQLVSMALPKNRQEETKRFVGESAQLLDRRPLHLLADEEGMFPVGKLNPDEIEVLDTEAARGNLLAWYRNPAGGRDSMSVAYQDRHGDWRTLRPDFLFFIDNSKGVQANIVDPHGAWLPDALAKMRGMARFAEIHGEDFHRIESISRIDGKLRVLDLKLADVRAAVLDARDADDAYRTSSVEY; this comes from the coding sequence ATGCGCTTTACTCTTAAGGACTACCAGGCTGATGCGGTCGGAGACATTCTTCGGGAGCTCGCTTCGGCACGGGACTTTTATCGAAGCGCGAGTCGACGAGTGAGTTCGGTTGCTCTTGCCTCGACGACCGGCTCAGGCAAGACAATCATGGCTGCGGCAGTGATCGAGGCGCTGTTCTGGGGCAGCGACGACTTCGATGTCCCGTCAGATCCTAACTCTGTGGTGATGTGGTTCAGCGATGATCCGTCTCTGAACCAACAGACTCGCCATCGTCTCCAGCAGGCGTCGGATCGGCTGCGCAGTCGTCTGATTACCGTGGAACATCCGTTTCGCCATGCGAAGCTTCAGCCGGGCAACGTGTACTTCATCAACACGTCCAAGCTTTCCCGTAACAGTTTGCTCGTGCGCGGATACGAGAGCGCGGAGACGCTTCCAGGCATGGCCCCGCATCCGGATACGGTCCCATTCACGTTCTGGGACACGCTACGCAACACGATTGAGGACCCGAACCTCACGCTGTACATGGTCCTCGACGAGGCGCACCGAGGAATGGGTCGACGGTCAACGTCCGACACCCCGACCATCGTCAAGCGACTGATCAACGGCCACAATGGGGTGCCACCGATTCCGATCGTATGGGGCATCTCGGCGACCGTGCAGCGATTCGAGGAATCGATGGACGAGGCGCAGGTGCAAGACAGTCGTGTCCATCTTCGAACGGTCGCTGTGGACCCGGTACGCATTCAGGAATCTGGGCTCCTCAAGGACGACATCGTTCTGGACTTCCCGGCCGAGACCGGTGATTTCAATACCGTGTTGCTTCGCCGAGGTGTCCGCAAGGTCAAGTCGATGTCGGCCGCTTGGAGCGAATATGCGGCTGCGCAGAGTGAGGAGGAGTCGGTAAAGCCATTGCTTGTCCTTCAGGTACCCAACAAGCCCTCAACAACGGAGCTGGCCGCTGCGATCGACTCGATCTACGACGAGTGGCCCGATCTCGGATACGACGCAATCGCTCACGTGTTCGGTGAACATAAGACACAGTCATTCGGGCCATTCAGCGTTCCGTACATTTCTCCGGAGAGGGTGCAGGATGCAACCTACATCCGCATACTGCTGGCCAAGGATGCCATCAGCACAGGGTGGGACTGTCCTCGAGCAGAGGTCATGGTGTCATTCCGCCCAGCGAAGGACGAAACCCACATCACGCAGCTCCTAGGTCGGATGATTCGCACGCCATTGGCTCGCCGCGTGGAAGGTGATGACCTTCTGAATAGCGTCGAGTGCATCCTACCGAAATTCAACCGCAAGGCAGCCAACCTAGTGTTGGAAAAGATCATGGGTACAGAAGTTCTCGACGACGACTTCGAGATTGGCAGGCGGGTTTTAATCGATCCGCTCCTGATGACACCGAACCCTGAGGTCCCCGACGAAGTGTGGGAACTGTTCTCCGAACTACCCACCGAGACGCTTCCGAGGAAGCACGCAAACCCCATCAAGCGTTTGACGTCTCTGGCTCATGCGCTGGCGGCCGACGGCTTGGAGCCGGGCGCGGGAGCCCTCGCCCACGAGCGGCTACACGGGGTTTTAAATGGCTTGGCGGCGGAGTATTCGAAAGACCTCGCCAAGGCGCAGGAGGACGTGCTCACGGTGACTGGAGGAACTGTGCGTAGCCATCGCGGACTGCGCACCGATAGCGTGTGGGCCGAGGAAGCAGACGACCGGGCGATTCAGGACGCTTATCGTCATGGCGCCCGGACAATCACACCCGACGTTGCGCGAACGTACATTGATCATGTCGTCGAAGACAATGATGACGAGGACGTATTGCGCGAAGCCCATGTTCGTGTGGCTGCGCTGGCGATGCTCCCACAGACACGGCCCAAGTTGGATGAAGCAGCCGATGCACTTGCAGCCAAGTGGTTGGGCGAGCACCGCGTCACCATCAAGGCATTACCGGAGTCGCGTCAAAGTCTCTTCGCTGAGATCACCGCAATGAGTACCGATCCGCAACTGGTCTCGATGGCGTTACCGAAGAATCGGCAGGAAGAAACCAAGCGATTCGTGGGCGAATCGGCCCAACTCCTTGATCGCCGTCCATTGCACCTGCTCGCGGACGAAGAGGGGATGTTCCCCGTGGGAAAGCTAAACCCCGACGAGATTGAAGTACTCGACACCGAGGCGGCCCGCGGAAATCTGCTCGCCTGGTACCGCAACCCGGCCGGCGGGCGCGACTCCATGAGCGTCGCCTACCAGGATCGCCACGGCGATTGGCGCACTCTCAGACCCGACTTCCTGTTCTTCATTGACAACAGCAAGGGCGTGCAGGCTAACATCGTCGATCCTCACGGTGCGTGGCTACCCGATGCTCTGGCGAAGATGAGGGGCATGGCACGTTTCGCCGAAATTCATGGTGAAGACTTCCATCGGATCGAATCGATATCAAGGATCGACGGCAAGCTGCGCGTCTTGGATTTGAAGCTTGCAGATGTCAGGGCAGCTGTACTGGACGCGCGAGACGCAGATGATGCATACCGCACGTCGTCGGTGGAGTACTGA
- a CDS encoding WhiB family transcriptional regulator: protein MMLNRSNEWIDRAACAKHRADPCPPSCHHSKVAAYAAEYCRGCPVVRECAADALERGDISVVRAGVYLGTRGRRQAPGARRALASIANS, encoded by the coding sequence ATGATGCTTAACCGTTCGAACGAGTGGATCGACCGCGCCGCGTGCGCAAAGCATCGCGCCGACCCGTGCCCGCCGTCGTGCCACCATTCCAAGGTGGCCGCGTACGCCGCCGAGTATTGCCGAGGCTGCCCCGTGGTCCGAGAGTGCGCCGCCGACGCGCTAGAGCGTGGGGATATAAGCGTGGTCCGCGCCGGGGTCTATCTCGGCACGCGAGGCCGTAGGCAAGCGCCCGGCGCACGCCGCGCGCTCGCTTCAATCGCGAATAGCTGA
- a CDS encoding MerR family transcriptional regulator → MNLASTTESEGVGEEYSLEELVQRTGVSARNIRFYTNRAILPPPGKKGRTAVYSPQHRALLELVRELQSHGFTLAAITNYIDRIPNGSSTETIRLHGTLLAPWLSDRPETLSFGELSDRAGRELTGDEIEVLETLGLVETVDGAHVNVTASLLPLGVEMLNAGLPLVAAQRARKVLDQHALSLAEELTEIFRDTVWPAYKKAGTPSSAVQDAINSFKPLTIHGFISAYERAVNSTKRATIQRRIDKSGR, encoded by the coding sequence GTGAACCTCGCCAGCACGACGGAGTCCGAGGGCGTCGGTGAGGAATACTCTCTGGAAGAACTGGTCCAGCGAACCGGTGTCTCGGCGCGGAACATCCGCTTCTACACCAACCGTGCAATTCTTCCCCCTCCGGGGAAGAAGGGCCGCACCGCCGTCTACAGCCCGCAACACCGCGCCCTGCTCGAGCTCGTCAGGGAATTGCAATCGCACGGATTCACCCTCGCCGCGATTACCAATTACATCGACCGGATTCCCAACGGCAGCAGCACCGAAACCATTCGTCTCCACGGCACTTTACTCGCGCCGTGGCTGAGTGACCGCCCGGAGACCCTCTCTTTCGGCGAGTTGTCGGACCGCGCCGGGCGCGAGCTGACCGGTGACGAAATCGAGGTGCTCGAAACCCTCGGACTGGTAGAGACAGTCGATGGCGCGCACGTCAATGTCACGGCGTCGCTTCTTCCATTGGGTGTTGAGATGCTCAACGCGGGCCTTCCGCTCGTCGCGGCGCAACGTGCCAGGAAGGTGCTCGACCAGCATGCTCTCAGCCTCGCCGAGGAGCTCACGGAAATCTTCCGCGACACCGTGTGGCCCGCCTACAAGAAGGCGGGCACTCCGTCGAGCGCGGTACAGGATGCGATCAACTCGTTCAAGCCGCTCACGATCCACGGCTTCATCTCTGCGTACGAGCGGGCGGTCAACTCCACAAAGCGCGCGACCATCCAGCGTCGAATCGACAAATCTGGGCGCTAG